The Thermodesulfobacteriota bacterium genome has a segment encoding these proteins:
- the pstA gene encoding phosphate ABC transporter permease PstA, translating to MKRLWSALGRSYLVLCTLATVAVLLGLLGHIAWEGWEVLGWEFLTTPPRKGMTEGGIFPAIAGTTMVSLLTVFFALPLGVGAAVYLNEYARDASTTRMIRLAIRNLSGVPSVVYGLFGVVLFVDLLGLGTSLLSAGLTLGLLTLPWIITASEEALRGVPQSYRDGALALGATRWQAVRTVVLPPAMPGILTGAILGLSRAAGETAPILFTGVAFYLPFVPGSPSDQFMALPYHLYILSTQHHAIEKVRPLAYGTALVLVGLVFALNLGAFAVRSRMRRRLESAR from the coding sequence GTGAAGCGGCTCTGGTCGGCCCTGGGCCGCTCCTACCTGGTGCTCTGCACCCTGGCCACCGTGGCGGTGCTCCTGGGCTTGCTGGGGCACATCGCCTGGGAAGGCTGGGAGGTCCTGGGGTGGGAGTTCCTGACCACGCCGCCCCGCAAGGGGATGACCGAAGGGGGGATCTTCCCCGCCATCGCCGGAACCACCATGGTGAGCCTGCTGACGGTCTTCTTTGCCCTGCCCCTGGGGGTAGGGGCGGCGGTGTATCTGAACGAGTACGCCCGGGACGCCTCCACGACCCGGATGATCCGTCTGGCCATTCGCAACCTCTCCGGGGTGCCGAGCGTCGTCTACGGGCTCTTCGGGGTGGTGCTCTTCGTGGACCTGCTGGGCCTGGGGACGAGCCTCCTTTCCGCGGGCCTCACCCTGGGGCTCCTGACGCTCCCGTGGATCATCACGGCCAGCGAGGAGGCGCTTCGCGGCGTGCCCCAGAGCTACCGGGACGGGGCGCTCGCCCTGGGGGCGACCCGGTGGCAGGCGGTGCGCACCGTGGTGCTTCCCCCCGCCATGCCCGGCATCCTCACCGGCGCCATCCTGGGGCTCTCCCGCGCCGCCGGGGAGACGGCGCCCATCCTCTTCACCGGGGTCGCCTTCTATCTGCCCTTCGTGCCCGGCTCCCCCTCGGACCAGTTCATGGCCCTGCCCTACCACCTCTACATCCTCTCCACCCAGCACCACGCCATTGAGAAGGTGCGGCCGCTCGCCTACGGCACGGCGCTCGTGCTCGTCGGCCTGGTGTTCGCCCTGAACCTCGGGGCGTTCGCGGTGCGGAGCCGGATGCGCCGAAGACTGGAGAGCGCCCGCTAG